AGCCCCTCAAGACCTTCGAGCCGCCCCTGCGCGTCCAGTTCGACTACTTCCGCGACGCCAAGGGCAAGCTGCGCGGCGTCGCCAAGATGGCGGGCAGCGGCCCCACCTGGGTGGGCGGCTACCTGACCTTGCCGGATAAGACCGGCCGGCAGCACCTCGTCGCCACCTACTCCAAGATCAAAGGCTACCTGGACGTTTACGAATACGGCCTCTGCGTCTGGAACGACACTGCCGAAACCTTCGAGCCCCTGCGCGTCCTCTGGAACAAATCCGCCACCGCCCCCAAACCGCCGCCGCTGCCCGATGGCCATCCCGGCTTCTGGACCGACGCCCAGGGCAAAGCCTGGGTGTACTTTGGCAACCCTCTGCCCAAACTCCGCTGCCCCGCCACCTTCGAGGCCTGGCAGGACAGCGCCACCTGGGAAATCCTCAAGCCGCAGGAGACCCTGCCCAACGTCGCGGACGGCAAGCCCATCAAACCCCACACCGGCTGCATCGCCTATAACCCCTGGCGCAAACGCTGGGTGGCGGTTTACATGCAGGCCTTCGGCAAGCCCTCCGCCTTTGGCGAACTCTGGTACGCCGAGGCCGACGCCCCCGCCGGCCCCTGGGGCGCCACCATCAAGATTCTGAGCCACGACAACTACACCTTCTACAACCCCCGCATCCATCCGGAATTCACCCCCGCCAACTCCCCCGTGCTCCTCTTCGAGGGTACCTTCACCGCCGAATTTGCGGACCGCCCCCACCCCACGCCGCGCTACAACTACAACCAGATGCTCTACCGCCTCGACCTCGACGATCCCCGCCTCAAACCCGCGCAGGGGAAATAAGAATCAAATCATGGAGCAAAGCGAAGTGACCATCACGATCTGGGGTGGGGCATGCCGTATCGGTATGCGATTGACTTTCCAATAGCACACGCCTACGAACTTCCGACGGAGGCACAATGGATAGCCGCCAAAACGAAATACCGGCCAGTTCTTATACCCCAGTTGGACGTCCCTGCTACGGGATAGAATCTACCGTATTCAGCGCCTTTTACTTCAGGCTGCGCACAAACCGATCCACCCGCTCCAAGCCCTTTTGAATGTTCGCCAGGCTGGTTGCGTAGCTGATGCGGAGGTAGTCGTCCGCACCGAAGGCGATACCTGGCACGGCGGCCACTTTTTCCTGTTCCAGCAGTTTCGCACAGAATTCGGCGGATTTGAGGCCGGTTTTGGAAATGTTCGGGAATAGATAGAATGCGCCCTTGGCGTTCACGCAGGAGATGCCGGGAATGCTGTTGAGTTTCTCCCAGGCGAACAGGCGACGTTTGGAGTATTCGGCGAGCCAGGATTTGAGATGCTCCTGGGGACCATTGAGGGCGGCTACGCCGCCTTTTTGGGCAAAGGAGGTCGGGTTGCTGGTACTGTGGGATTGCACCGCGTCAATCGCCTTGGCGATGGGGTCGGGGGCGGCCAGGTAGCCGAGGCGCCAGCCGGTCATTGAGTATGCCTTGGCCAGCCCATGAACGATGATGGTGTGTTCGTAATGCGCCGGGGAGAACGCGGCGACGCTGGTATGTTCGGCACCATCATAGACGAGCTTTTCATAAATCTCGTCGCTCATGATGAGGACACCCTTTTCCACGCAGATATCGCCCAAGGCCTTGATTTCATCCCGCGTGTAAAGGGAGCCAGTGGGGTTGCTGGGGGAGTTGAGGACGAACAGGCGAGTGCGCGGGGTGATGGCGGCGCGCAACTGATCGGGGGTGACTTTGAATTCGGTTTGGTCGGTAGTTTCGATGATGACCGGCTTGGCCCCGACCAACTTGACCATTTCCGGGTAGCTCAGCCAATAGGGGGAGGGGATGATGACTTCATCGCCCGCCTGACAGGTGGCCATGATGACGTTGAAACAGGAATGTTTGCCGCCGCAAGAGACAATGACTTGCGAGGGTTTATAGGTCAGTCCGTTGTCGCGTTTAAACTTGTCGGCGATGGCCTGGCGCAACTCGGGAATGCCGCTACTGGGCGTGTATTTGGTAAAGCCATCCGCAATTGCCTTGATGGCCGCCATCTTGATATGGTCCGGGGTGTCAAAATCCGGTTCGCCGGCGCCGAAGCCGACCACGTCCTGGCCTTCGGCCTTCATTTGTTTCGCCTTGGCATCAATGGCCAAAGTCAACGAAGGGGACAACGATGCTGCGCTTTGTGAAATGCGATAGTTCATACGAGCAATACACTTACCGGCAGATGCGCCGGTGTGCAAGTTTGAAATGAACGGAATTTTTAACGTCTCATTTCAGTTTGGCTAATAGGGGCTCAGAATCCCACGGCGGAGCGGGTACCTTGTTTGACAATCGTTTCCTCGCCTTCCCAAATGGCCAGGCCATCCGTGGATGTCAACGAAAGCTGGAACACGTAAGCCATTTGCCGCAAGTCACCCACGCGCGTCATCTTATCAATGATTTTTCCGGAGAGATAGTAATCCGGGCTGCGAGTGGCAGTGGCGTTGCCGGTCAGGGATTGTTCCACCTGGGCTTGGCGGGCCATGGGATCTTCCGCGCCGCCATACTTGACCGTGGTGGTGGTTACAATCTTGCCGGTCTGGTTGAGGCGGACCCGGATTTTTTTGGTCAATTCATCGGTGTCGAAATGCTGGCCGGTTTTGTTTTCGACGCGGCTGATGGCCAGGACCGATTGCTGGCCGGAGGCAGCTTTTAATTTGCCGCCATTAATGACCTCCAGAATCATCGAATTCACCATTTTATCGGCGGCGCTGGCAAAATCCTGAATATTAATTTGGCCGACCGTCGCAAGGGTGCGTGGGCCGGAGGCTTCCACATAGGTGGCTTGCTGGGTGGCACAGCCGGTGAAAAGCAGCGGACTCAGACCGGCAATGAGTAAGGTTTTGGATATTTTCATAGTTCAATAGCAGTTTAGGTTAACGAACAACATCAATCAGTTTTAACCGAAAATCCTTGGCTTTGGGCGTGGGGGCGACGGCATTGATGAAAATGCTTTCCTTGCCCTCGATCTGGCGCTGGACGTAGGTCGCGGTCGGGGAGCTGATGAGGATGCCGTTTTCATCAAACCATTCAAATAGATAACTGAAGGTATGCATGGAACGAGTGGTATTTTGCAGTTCAACGGACACGGACATGTGCTCGTTGTATGCCGGGGAAACCCCCACGATGCGCACGTGCCGGTTTAAGGCGGCATCCGCGATGATACGCTTATCGCTTACCATCATGCGGGGATGCTCCGGATCGGCACGTTCCACGGAGTTGACGCTGCTCGTGCAGCCGGTGATCAAGCCGCCCCCGACCACCACCAAACCCAACCAAATAAAAGGTTTCATCGTCATATTATTTTAATTTAAACTGGGATACCGCCAATGGGCTGCCTGAGCCAACGGCCCGCACACAGACCACGTTCACCATGCCGTCTTGTAGCAGAATGTCCTGTTTTTGCAAGCCGTTCGGCACGGAAAGTTGCAGCCGGCGATCGGGTGGCGTCGGTACCCGGCAATATTGAAATTCCTTGGGCAGGGTGGTCCAAGTGCGCGTGTCAGCGATGTTGACGGCGGCTTGAGCGGCGGCGGTAAGGATGCGTACGCCGAAGGTCAGCATGTCATTGCCACCTTGTTCGGCGGCGGTGTTGACGCCGTAATTCATCAATGCTTTCACGACGGTAGAAGCGATGGTTTTGGTGATGATGGTCGGAAGTTCCGCTTTGAAATCAGTGGCGATCACGTTGTCCATGACGCAGACGGGCTCGGTGTTTTCCCGCGTATTGCCCGCTGTCACCGTCAGGAACGCGGGACGATTTTCGTGATATTTGAGCACTGGAAATGCGGTTCCCACATAAGACACTCGGGCAACCAGGATGGGCACGTCTATGCGGATTTGATCACGATCCGCCGCCCGCCCGGTTTCAAAAAGCACGTAGGTGGTGGGTTGCGGGTTCGAGCCGGACACAGTTTTGAGGGTCTCCGCATCCTGCCGGAGGAATTTGTTATTGCCGGCAAAGGCCACCATCCGTTCCAAGGATTTATTGGCCCGCTCCAAGTCGGAACCACCGCTGTTATTGTACATGAAAAAGAGCGCATCCATGAACACGGTGAAGGGGTTCACGTAGTCGCCATAGGCCAGGTGACGGTCCAAATCCTGGTAGGCGGAATCCAAACGAGCGCGCACCGCCGAATCGCTTTCCGCGTGGTTGATGGCTTTCCGCTCCTGGGTGCTGCGGTGGCGGACTTCCTCCTGCGCTTTCTCGATGCGCTTGCGGTTTTCCTCCACGGCATCCTGCTGACGTTGGTAGGCCCGAATAAGTTCCACGCGGGCATTATCCGGCTCTCCGAGATTCAAGTAATTCAACGCCTTGTAGGTGTTGAGCATGATTTTGTCATAGGCCCGTCCTTCGTAGGGCAGGTTGGCCAGGGTGGTCATCATGGCCCCCGCCTCATTGGCCAGTTTGACTTTGGCGGTGGCT
Above is a window of Verrucomicrobiota bacterium DNA encoding:
- a CDS encoding pyridoxal phosphate-dependent aminotransferase, whose product is MNYRISQSAASLSPSLTLAIDAKAKQMKAEGQDVVGFGAGEPDFDTPDHIKMAAIKAIADGFTKYTPSSGIPELRQAIADKFKRDNGLTYKPSQVIVSCGGKHSCFNVIMATCQAGDEVIIPSPYWLSYPEMVKLVGAKPVIIETTDQTEFKVTPDQLRAAITPRTRLFVLNSPSNPTGSLYTRDEIKALGDICVEKGVLIMSDEIYEKLVYDGAEHTSVAAFSPAHYEHTIIVHGLAKAYSMTGWRLGYLAAPDPIAKAIDAVQSHSTSNPTSFAQKGGVAALNGPQEHLKSWLAEYSKRRLFAWEKLNSIPGISCVNAKGAFYLFPNISKTGLKSAEFCAKLLEQEKVAAVPGIAFGADDYLRISYATSLANIQKGLERVDRFVRSLK
- a CDS encoding penicillin-binding protein activator LpoB, translated to MKISKTLLIAGLSPLLFTGCATQQATYVEASGPRTLATVGQINIQDFASAADKMVNSMILEVINGGKLKAASGQQSVLAISRVENKTGQHFDTDELTKKIRVRLNQTGKIVTTTTVKYGGAEDPMARQAQVEQSLTGNATATRSPDYYLSGKIIDKMTRVGDLRQMAYVFQLSLTSTDGLAIWEGEETIVKQGTRSAVGF
- a CDS encoding YcfL family protein, producing MKPFIWLGLVVVGGGLITGCTSSVNSVERADPEHPRMMVSDKRIIADAALNRHVRIVGVSPAYNEHMSVSVELQNTTRSMHTFSYLFEWFDENGILISSPTATYVQRQIEGKESIFINAVAPTPKAKDFRLKLIDVVR